A window of Paremcibacter congregatus contains these coding sequences:
- a CDS encoding alpha-glucosidase, protein MKKINWWNGAVIYQIYPRSLMDSNGDGIGDIPGIINQLDYIKSLGVDAIWISPFFKSPMKDFGYDIADYRDIDPLFGTLDDFDQLIRESHARDVKVIIDQVLSHTSDQHAWFQESRMDRENPKADWYVWADAKADGDAPNNWLAIFGGSAWQWDAGRGQYYLHNFLTSQPDLNYHCPALRAQVLQEVEFWLRRGVDGFRLDAINFCFHDAELRDNPAKPMAERRGRGFSPDNPYAAQYHVYDNDRPETLDFLEQLRALLDRYPGVMSMGEINTEDSLKSIADYTADNKRLHMGYSFELLVDDFSARHIRETVEQQMAHLNGAQPCWAISNHDVKRVLSRWGGDNPSPEMAKMLTALLCSLPGTICTYQGEELGLTEANIAHADLQDPFGIKFWPDFKGRDGCRTPMPWTSDAPHAGFSDAAPWLPVPTDHLAVSVEAQEIDPDSVLNAFKNFLSWRKSHPALLHGDIKFLDSPDGTLTFVRTYKGESILAVFNLTGKKKRFFLPEDSANSSSPQNAIQCNLPPFGMKFNQGN, encoded by the coding sequence ATGAAGAAGATCAATTGGTGGAACGGCGCCGTAATTTACCAGATTTATCCCCGCAGTCTGATGGACAGCAACGGGGACGGCATTGGCGATATCCCCGGTATAATCAACCAGCTGGACTATATTAAAAGTCTTGGCGTTGATGCCATATGGATTTCTCCCTTCTTCAAATCTCCCATGAAAGATTTCGGCTATGACATCGCCGACTATCGCGATATCGACCCCCTGTTCGGCACGCTGGATGATTTTGATCAGTTGATCCGGGAATCCCATGCCCGCGACGTGAAAGTCATCATCGATCAGGTGCTCAGCCATACTTCCGACCAGCACGCCTGGTTCCAGGAAAGCCGCATGGACCGTGAAAATCCCAAAGCCGATTGGTATGTCTGGGCAGACGCCAAGGCCGACGGTGACGCTCCTAATAACTGGCTGGCGATTTTCGGCGGCTCCGCCTGGCAATGGGACGCGGGACGTGGACAATATTACCTGCATAATTTCCTCACCAGTCAGCCGGACCTCAATTATCATTGCCCGGCCCTGCGCGCCCAGGTCCTGCAGGAAGTGGAATTCTGGCTCAGGCGCGGCGTCGATGGTTTCCGCCTTGACGCGATCAACTTCTGTTTCCATGACGCCGAACTGCGCGACAATCCCGCCAAACCCATGGCGGAACGCCGCGGCCGCGGCTTCAGCCCCGATAACCCATACGCCGCCCAGTATCATGTTTATGACAATGATCGGCCGGAGACTCTGGATTTCCTCGAACAACTGCGCGCGCTCCTTGACCGCTATCCCGGCGTGATGTCCATGGGTGAGATCAATACGGAGGATTCGCTCAAATCCATCGCCGACTATACCGCCGACAATAAACGTCTGCATATGGGCTATAGTTTTGAGCTGCTGGTGGATGATTTTTCCGCCCGCCATATCCGTGAAACGGTGGAGCAACAGATGGCTCACCTGAACGGCGCCCAACCCTGCTGGGCGATCAGTAACCATGATGTCAAACGGGTCTTGAGCCGTTGGGGCGGGGACAATCCGTCGCCGGAGATGGCCAAGATGCTGACCGCCCTGCTCTGCAGCCTACCGGGCACGATCTGCACTTATCAAGGCGAGGAGCTCGGCCTGACCGAAGCGAATATTGCCCACGCGGACCTTCAGGACCCTTTCGGCATCAAATTCTGGCCCGACTTCAAGGGCCGCGATGGCTGCCGCACCCCGATGCCCTGGACGTCTGACGCCCCACACGCGGGCTTCAGTGACGCCGCCCCCTGGCTGCCAGTGCCGACGGATCATCTGGCTGTAAGCGTCGAAGCGCAGGAAATAGATCCGGACTCGGTGCTGAATGCCTTCAAGAATTTTCTAAGCTGGCGCAAATCCCACCCGGCTTTGTTGCACGGCGATATCAAATTCCTCGACAGCCCGGACGGTACGCTGACCTTTGTTCGAACGTATAAAGGCGAGAGCATACTGGCGGTGTTTAATCTGACAGGGAAAAAGAAGCGTTTTTTCTTACCAGAAGATAGTGCAAACTCAAGCTCTCCCCAAAATGCGATACAATGCAATCTGCCCCCATTTGGAATGAAATTCAACCAAGGTAACTAG
- a CDS encoding transposase, translating to MIIGQLRDLKTRIDRLEKEIITCHRKNPESKRLSTITDASLFRSGRQLAAWLGLVPRQNSSGGKDRLGRITKQGDRYLRQRLVIGATSMLGVVNKRKTPDDDWVITLLQKKPPRLVTVALANKMARIAWAIMTRKESYTPREIRA from the coding sequence ATGATCATAGGCCAGTTACGTGATCTGAAAACAAGAATTGATCGGCTTGAGAAGGAAATAATCACCTGCCACCGAAAGAACCCCGAAAGCAAACGTCTGTCCACCATTACCGACGCTTCTCTATTCAGATCCGGGCGGCAATTGGCGGCTTGGCTCGGGCTTGTTCCCCGACAGAACTCCAGTGGTGGCAAAGACAGGCTTGGCAGGATCACAAAACAGGGGGATCGTTATCTCCGGCAACGTCTCGTTATTGGGGCCACATCGATGCTGGGTGTCGTGAACAAGAGGAAAACACCCGATGATGATTGGGTGATCACCCTGCTTCAGAAAAAACCACCCCGTCTGGTCACGGTAGCCCTGGCCAATAAAATGGCGAGGATCGCCTGGGCGATTATGACACGGAAAGAATCCTACACACCAAGAGAAATTCGAGCTTAA
- a CDS encoding cobaltochelatase subunit CobN, whose product MRFLFAIFMIVTIAVTASAQDKSDTGPVYKILYVSGTHSNLAKIAALKGYISPLGVTIDRASLSDIGDPAAASLKFSTYDFVVMDDASSRSSKSSFEKYIPAAHAYEGKMLAINWLDEKRLVRGLTDVEAQRLHDYYGNGGQVNLKRMADYLAMILGRQSHDDHSIPAPVIYPDVGIYAPGYEGLIFETLDAYMAWKGEGQTKKPAIGVLIQRSQIESVNTNVIDVAIAKIEAQGALAIPFFFELSPQTSDYVPMLQKGGETIFDVIVNFRAIHWANKRQSEFERLGVPVIQALTYFDGDQKAWEADTQGISPGMTPFLLVLPETAGVIDPVIVAAVNQESGKAEVIDYQMDHLISRAIKYAALKNTPNEDKKLTVFVWGDKNVGASFLNIEESLRSISGALQRAGYAIDKVGSDYFTDRIDRVLNPFYRDYELEELLRDDLAEVMPVKEYVTWFNSLPENVTAPINQFWGAADQNFMVVDHEGERQFVLPRIRNGNLLVMRQPPRSDDPDQDKLIYHKGTVPMNHYYLAAYYYARTYWGSDAIIHLGTHGSQEYLSGKERGLSRYDQSNLAVGDTPVLYPFIIDDVGEAMQAKRRGSATVIGHMTPPFAAAGLAGEASELHELMHQFKSLDEGGVRAKTAEEIKALCFEAKYCQDLELNEVTIDADFAAFLEQLHVYLEDIATQNQPLGLHRFGELPERKLLISTLVQMLGADFTGRARDYEADAYPREEGSQSPNATDDPAHIIAQDITPLEDLAGFKTVRDFVVGTGDLTQLDETLRTDVERGRLYIANMTGIQELPHLIKGLSGGYIPVNTGGDPIRHPESLPSGYNLYGFDPARLPTSAAWAQGKELVEGVIEDYRVRHGHFPDKLAFSLWSIEAMRHYGVLESQALYAMGVKPVWSADGRVVGTEIIPARELKRPRIDVVLSATGLYRDAFPDVMLRLADAVRKVAQLKEANNSIWDNTQRVKADLMQEGMTEEDATYFSTVRLFSNSSGNYGSGVDDAVRASDTWETDAKISDNYLAKMGTAYGADPARWGEQLENVNLYGKQLSGTDVAMLARSSNIYGMISSDDPFEYFGGLALAIRNLDGKSPEMLIANLRDAQNPRAENAAQFLAKELRTRSLNKRWVSEMMEEGYSGATTLASRLTNFWGWQVVDPNLVRDDQWQEFAEVYIKDKFNLGVDEFFEKVNPIAQAEMLERMLEAVRKDYWAADEATRQLLTERLIELVNKYDLVVENEKLKAFVNGQAAGFGMSSVLPTAGASSVTLASQPVQGQQLKKVAQTEPLDQDYNWALIIVLLLCTGFFTGGVFRQNHMKGTRH is encoded by the coding sequence ATGCGTTTTCTGTTTGCCATTTTTATGATCGTCACTATTGCCGTGACGGCATCCGCCCAGGACAAGAGCGATACCGGACCGGTATATAAAATATTATATGTTTCAGGCACGCACAGTAATTTGGCCAAAATCGCGGCGCTCAAGGGCTATATCTCGCCTTTGGGGGTGACCATTGATCGGGCGTCTTTGTCGGATATTGGCGATCCTGCGGCCGCGAGTCTCAAATTCTCGACTTATGATTTTGTTGTGATGGATGATGCCTCTTCCCGCAGCAGTAAAAGCTCATTTGAGAAATATATCCCGGCGGCGCATGCTTATGAGGGAAAGATGCTGGCCATAAACTGGCTTGACGAAAAACGTCTGGTGCGGGGTTTGACTGACGTTGAGGCTCAAAGACTTCATGACTATTATGGCAACGGTGGACAGGTGAATTTGAAACGCATGGCGGATTATCTCGCCATGATCCTAGGGAGGCAATCTCATGATGATCACTCTATTCCTGCGCCGGTGATCTATCCAGATGTTGGTATCTATGCACCGGGCTATGAAGGACTTATTTTCGAGACTCTGGATGCCTATATGGCGTGGAAAGGGGAAGGTCAGACGAAAAAGCCGGCGATTGGCGTTCTGATACAGCGATCCCAGATTGAATCCGTCAATACCAACGTGATCGACGTCGCCATTGCGAAAATTGAAGCGCAGGGGGCTCTGGCCATTCCTTTTTTCTTTGAACTCAGCCCGCAAACCAGTGATTATGTGCCGATGCTGCAAAAGGGCGGCGAAACAATTTTTGATGTGATTGTGAATTTTCGCGCCATTCATTGGGCGAATAAACGTCAGAGCGAATTTGAACGTCTCGGTGTGCCGGTGATCCAGGCCCTGACCTATTTTGACGGGGACCAGAAAGCCTGGGAAGCGGATACGCAGGGTATTTCACCGGGCATGACACCTTTCCTTCTTGTTTTGCCGGAAACCGCAGGCGTAATTGATCCCGTGATTGTCGCGGCAGTTAATCAAGAAAGCGGTAAGGCTGAAGTCATTGACTATCAAATGGATCATTTGATCTCTCGCGCGATAAAATATGCTGCCCTGAAAAATACGCCGAATGAAGATAAGAAGCTCACGGTCTTTGTGTGGGGCGACAAAAATGTGGGGGCCTCCTTCCTTAATATAGAAGAAAGCCTGCGTAGTATCAGCGGTGCGTTACAGCGGGCAGGATATGCCATTGATAAGGTGGGCAGTGATTACTTCACGGACCGGATTGATCGCGTGCTCAATCCCTTCTACCGTGATTATGAGCTGGAGGAACTGCTGAGAGACGATCTGGCGGAAGTTATGCCGGTGAAGGAATATGTGACGTGGTTCAATTCACTGCCGGAGAATGTCACAGCGCCGATTAACCAATTCTGGGGGGCCGCCGATCAAAATTTTATGGTGGTGGACCATGAGGGAGAGCGGCAGTTCGTGCTGCCCCGGATCCGCAACGGCAATTTGCTGGTCATGCGCCAGCCGCCCCGGTCTGATGATCCGGATCAGGACAAGCTGATCTATCATAAAGGGACGGTCCCGATGAATCACTATTATCTGGCGGCTTACTATTACGCCCGGACATATTGGGGATCGGATGCGATCATTCACCTGGGTACACATGGCAGTCAGGAATATCTTTCAGGCAAAGAGCGTGGCCTTTCCCGCTATGATCAGAGTAATCTGGCCGTCGGCGATACGCCGGTTTTGTACCCCTTTATCATTGATGATGTGGGCGAAGCCATGCAGGCCAAACGGCGCGGCAGTGCTACGGTGATTGGGCATATGACACCACCCTTTGCCGCCGCAGGACTGGCGGGGGAGGCCTCTGAACTCCACGAACTGATGCATCAATTTAAATCCCTTGATGAGGGGGGCGTGCGCGCGAAAACAGCGGAAGAAATCAAGGCACTTTGTTTTGAGGCGAAATACTGTCAGGATCTGGAGCTGAACGAGGTCACCATAGATGCCGATTTTGCCGCCTTTTTGGAGCAATTGCATGTTTATCTCGAAGATATCGCTACGCAAAATCAACCGCTTGGGCTGCATCGTTTTGGTGAGCTCCCGGAGCGGAAGCTGCTGATTTCCACTCTGGTGCAGATGCTGGGGGCGGACTTCACTGGCCGGGCCCGTGACTATGAAGCGGATGCCTATCCCCGCGAAGAGGGATCACAGTCCCCTAACGCGACAGACGATCCCGCGCATATTATCGCCCAGGATATAACACCACTTGAAGACCTTGCGGGCTTCAAAACCGTGCGTGACTTTGTGGTCGGGACCGGTGACCTCACACAATTGGACGAGACCTTGCGCACCGATGTTGAGCGGGGCCGCCTCTATATTGCCAATATGACCGGCATTCAGGAATTGCCGCATTTGATCAAAGGCCTGTCGGGGGGGTATATTCCCGTCAATACCGGCGGAGATCCCATTCGCCATCCGGAATCCCTGCCATCGGGATATAACCTCTATGGTTTTGATCCAGCGCGATTGCCGACGAGTGCGGCCTGGGCACAGGGCAAGGAATTGGTGGAAGGGGTGATCGAAGACTATCGCGTCCGGCATGGCCACTTCCCTGATAAACTGGCCTTTTCCTTATGGTCCATTGAAGCCATGCGCCACTACGGCGTTCTGGAAAGCCAGGCGCTATACGCCATGGGGGTGAAGCCTGTCTGGAGTGCGGACGGACGTGTTGTTGGCACAGAGATTATTCCGGCGCGGGAGCTGAAACGCCCGCGTATTGACGTCGTGCTTTCGGCCACAGGTCTTTATCGCGACGCGTTTCCCGATGTGATGCTCAGACTGGCCGATGCCGTGCGCAAAGTGGCGCAATTGAAAGAGGCGAATAATTCAATCTGGGACAATACACAGCGGGTTAAGGCAGACCTTATGCAGGAGGGCATGACCGAAGAGGACGCCACCTATTTCTCTACCGTGCGACTGTTTTCCAACAGCTCGGGCAACTATGGATCAGGCGTTGATGATGCGGTGCGGGCGAGCGATACCTGGGAGACGGATGCGAAAATTTCTGACAATTATCTGGCCAAGATGGGCACGGCCTATGGGGCGGACCCGGCCCGCTGGGGGGAACAGCTTGAGAATGTCAATTTATATGGCAAGCAGCTTTCCGGCACCGATGTGGCGATGTTGGCGCGTTCGTCGAATATCTATGGCATGATATCAAGCGATGATCCGTTTGAATATTTTGGCGGCCTCGCGCTGGCGATCCGCAATCTCGATGGGAAAAGCCCGGAAATGCTGATCGCCAATCTACGGGACGCCCAGAACCCGCGCGCTGAAAATGCCGCCCAGTTCCTGGCGAAAGAGTTGCGCACCCGCAGCCTCAATAAGCGCTGGGTTTCTGAAATGATGGAGGAAGGCTATTCCGGCGCGACGACTTTGGCGAGCCGGCTGACGAACTTTTGGGGCTGGCAGGTGGTGGACCCAAATTTGGTGCGGGATGACCAGTGGCAGGAGTTTGCCGAGGTCTATATCAAGGATAAATTCAACTTGGGCGTCGATGAATTTTTTGAGAAGGTAAATCCCATTGCTCAGGCAGAAATGCTCGAACGGATGCTGGAGGCCGTCCGCAAAGACTATTGGGCGGCGGATGAGGCAACCCGGCAGCTTCTGACGGAACGCTTGATCGAGCTGGTCAATAAATATGATCTGGTGGTTGAGAATGAAAAACTCAAGGCGTTCGTCAATGGTCAGGCGGCAGGTTTTGGAATGTCATCGGTGCTCCCGACGGCCGGCGCATCATCCGTCACGCTTGCATCTCAGCCGGTGCAGGGACAACAGTTGAAAAAGGTCGCGCAAACAGAACCGCTAGATCAAGACTATAATTGGGCCCTGATTATTGTACTTCTATTATGCACTGGATTTTTCACAGGGGGTGTTTTCCGACAGAATCATATGAAAGGGACGCGTCACTAG
- a CDS encoding DUF2149 domain-containing protein, with amino-acid sequence MRLLDEDEAANPALSVVNLIDVFLVLLAALLISIAQNPINPFLGNDVMVIKNPGQQDMEIVIKKGEKIETYKSTGEIGAGEGVKAGVAYRMPDGSIIYVPDDTPEGAAPAPAAN; translated from the coding sequence GTGAGGCTGCTTGATGAAGATGAGGCGGCAAATCCCGCTCTCTCGGTCGTTAACCTGATTGATGTGTTTCTGGTTCTCCTGGCCGCGCTCCTGATTTCCATTGCGCAAAATCCGATTAATCCTTTTCTGGGTAATGATGTGATGGTGATCAAAAATCCGGGGCAGCAGGATATGGAGATCGTTATTAAAAAGGGGGAAAAGATTGAGACCTATAAAAGCACCGGGGAAATCGGGGCCGGTGAGGGGGTGAAGGCGGGGGTCGCCTACCGTATGCCGGATGGATCAATCATATATGTTCCCGACGATACGCCAGAAGGCGCTGCCCCAGCTCCTGCCGCCAACTAA
- a CDS encoding MotA/TolQ/ExbB proton channel family protein: MIKNLEHLMYQISDLFMAPVLILLVGLFFYSLYALGGFAMQAVQRKQGAPAFQAFLGIDLHDTDVPAPRGYPLVAAALARPGASKDDLDVAALAEMEGVRLVSRIAPMLGLIATMIPMGPALQSLSDGDVQGISENLIIAFSAVIFGLVVASITFFIASIKRKWLAEELVALIPLLEKRALTQNKQEEPHREAA; this comes from the coding sequence GTGATAAAAAATCTTGAGCATCTGATGTATCAGATATCTGACCTGTTTATGGCCCCGGTCCTTATTTTGCTGGTGGGGTTATTCTTTTACAGCCTGTATGCGCTGGGCGGTTTCGCCATGCAGGCTGTGCAGCGAAAGCAGGGCGCGCCGGCCTTTCAGGCCTTTCTCGGCATTGACCTTCATGACACAGACGTCCCGGCGCCTCGAGGTTATCCCCTTGTCGCAGCCGCATTGGCGCGTCCCGGGGCGAGCAAAGACGATCTTGACGTTGCCGCGCTTGCTGAGATGGAAGGGGTGCGTCTGGTGAGCCGCATCGCGCCGATGCTTGGGCTTATCGCCACAATGATTCCGATGGGGCCGGCGTTACAAAGTCTGTCCGATGGAGACGTTCAGGGCATCAGTGAAAATTTGATCATTGCCTTTTCGGCAGTCATCTTTGGCCTCGTCGTGGCCTCAATCACCTTTTTCATCGCCAGCATCAAGCGAAAGTGGCTGGCGGAGGAACTTGTCGCCTTGATTCCTCTGCTGGAAAAGCGCGCATTGACACAGAATAAACAAGAGGAGCCGCACCGTGAGGCTGCTTGA